In Gopherus flavomarginatus isolate rGopFla2 chromosome 1, rGopFla2.mat.asm, whole genome shotgun sequence, a single genomic region encodes these proteins:
- the LOC127052221 gene encoding histone H2B 8 yields the protein MPEPAKSAPAPKKGSKKAVTKTQKKGDKKRRKTRKESYSIYVYKVLKQVHPDTGISSKAMGIMNSFVNDIFERIAGEASRLAHYNKRSTITSREIQTAVRLLLPGELAKHAVSEGTKAVTKYTSSK from the coding sequence ATGCCGGAGCCGGCGAAATCTGCTCCTGCTCCGAAGAAGGGATCTAAGAAGGCTGTGACCAAGACCCAGAAAAAGGGAGATAAGAAACGTAGAAAAACTAGGAAAGAAAGTTATTCAATTTACGTGTACAAAGTGTTGAAGCAAGTTCATCCGGACACTGGCATTTCTTCTAAGGCCATGGGGATCATGAACTCTTTTGTAAACGATATTTTCGAACGTATCGCTGGGGAAGCGTCTCGTCTGGCTCATTACAACAAGCGTTCAACCATCACTTCCCGGGAGATCCAGACTGCTGTGCGCCTGCTTCTGCCGGGGGAGTTGGCCAAACACGCGGTGTCTGAGGGTACAAAGGCTGTTACCAAGTACACCAGCTCTAAGTAA
- the LOC127051962 gene encoding histone H1-like, whose protein sequence is MSETAPVAAPAVSVPGAKTSAKKPKKAAASSKARKPPGPSVTELITKAVSASKERKGLSLAALKKALAAGGYDVEKNNSRIKVGLKSLVSKGILVQTKGTGASGSFKLNKKPGEIKEKAPKKKPVAKPKKPAAKKPASAAKKPKKAAAVKKSPKKVKKPAAAAVKKAAKSPKKVKAAKPKKATKSPAKAVKPKAAKPKPTKAKTAKAKKTASKK, encoded by the coding sequence ATGTCGGAAACTGCGCCTGTTGCAGCTCCTGCTGTATCCGTTCCTGGGGCAAAAACCTCTGCTAAGAAACCGAAGAAGGCAGCAGCTAGTTCTAAAGCCCGTAAGCCTCCAGGTCCCAGCGTGACGGAGCTGATCACCAAGGCGGTGTCCGCTTCCAAGGAGCGCAAAGGGCTCTCCTTAGCCGCTCTTAAGAAGGCTCTGGCCGCCGGAGGGTACGATGTGGAGAAGAACAACAGCCGCATCAAGGTAGGATTGAAGAGCCTGGTGAGCAAGGGCATTTTGGTACAGACAAAAGGTACCGGCGCTTCTGGTTCTTTTAAACTCAACAAGAAGCCGGGTGAGATTAAGGAGAAAGCGCCGAAGAAGAAGCCAGTGGCAAAGCCTAAGAAACCAGCTGCCAAGAAACCCGCCAGCGCCGCCAAGAAGCCCAAAAAGGCTGCGGCCGTGAAAAAGAGCCCGAAAAAAGTCAAGAAGCCAGCGGCTGCCGCAGTCAAGAAAGCGGCCAAGAGCCCGAAAAAAGTAAAAGCCGCCAAGCCCAAGAAGGCAACTAAGAGCCCGGCTAAGGCGGTGAAACCAAAAGCTGCCAAGCCCAAGCCAACAAAGGCCAAAACCGCGAAGGCGAAGAAGACAGCGTCCAAAAAGTAA
- the LOC127052169 gene encoding histone H2A.J, with translation MSGRGKQGGKVRAKAKSRSSRAGLQFPVGRVHRLLRKGNYAERVGAGAPVYMAAVLEYLTAEILELAGNAARDNKKTRIIPRHLQLAIRNDEELNKLLGKVTIAQGGVLPNIQAVLLPKKTESHKAKSK, from the coding sequence ATGTCTGGTCGAGGGAAACAAGGCGGCAAAGTGAGGGCTAAGGCAAAGTCCCGGTCATCTCGGGCTGGCTTGCAGTTCCCGGTAGGTCGCGTTCATCGGCTTCTCCGGAAGGGTAATTATGCTGAGCGAGTTGGTGCTGGAGCCCCTGTGTACATGGCTGCTGTCTTAGAGTATCTGACTGCTGAGATTCTCGAGTTGGCTGGCAACGCTGCGCGCGATAACAAGAAAACCAGGATCATTCCCCGCCATTTGCAGCTCGCCATCCGTAACGACGAGGAGCTCAACAAACTACTGGGGAAAGTCACTATTGCTCAAGGGGGTGTTCTGCCTAATATCCAGGCCGTGCTGCTGCCTAAGAAAACCGAAAGTCATAAAGCCAAGAGCAAGTAA